The Henckelia pumila isolate YLH828 chromosome 2, ASM3356847v2, whole genome shotgun sequence genome includes a window with the following:
- the LOC140878912 gene encoding bidirectional sugar transporter SWEET1-like, translated as MGKGHALHLAFGIFGNATGLFLFLSPAITFKRIIAKRSTEQFSGIPYVMALLNCLLSAWYGLPMISKDNLLVTIINGSGAIIETIYVLVFLIFAPKKERGKIFGILACVLAVFSVVASTSVLAFSHDKRARKLLCGFAASLFSIIMYASPLSVMRMVVRTKSVEYMPFFLSLFVFLCGSSWFVYGLIGRDPFLFVPNGFGSALGALQLLLYAIFRKNEGRHVTTDGSLEIPSMDGSVEMDIDDKPYRSLESV; from the exons ATGGGTAAAGGACATGCACTTCATCTGGCATTTGGGATTTTTG GAAATGCTACTGGTTTGTTTTTGTTCCTGTCCCCAGC GATTACATTCAAGAGAATCATTGCAAAAAGATCAACTGAACAATTCTCAGGCATACCATATGTCATGGCCTTGCTCAACTGCTTGCTTTCAGCCTG gTACGGTCTCCCAATGATATCAAAAGACAATCTTCTGGTGACCATAATAAATGGAAGTGGTGCAATAATTGAAACAATCTACGTGCTGGTTTTCCTCATATTTGCTCCCAAGAAGGAGAGGGGCAAGATTTTCGGGATCTTGGCATGTGTTCTTGCTGTGTTCTCAGTCGTCGCCTCGACCTCGGTTCTTGCCTTCTCACATGACAAGAGAGCAAGGAAGCTGCTCTGTGGCTTTGCTGCCTCATTGTTCTCCATTATCATGTATGCCTCTCCTTTGTCCGTCATG AGGATGGTGGTGCGGACCAAGAGTGTGGAGTATATGCCTTTCTTCTTGTCACTCTTTGTCTTTCTGTGTGGTTCTTCTTGGTTTGTTTATGGACTCATTGGAAGGGACCCTTTTCTTTTT gtGCCCAATGGATTTGGTAGTGCATTAGGAGCACTGCAACTCCTGTTATATGCCATTTTCCGCAAAAACGAAGGGCGCCACGTCACCACGGATGGATCGCTAGAGATACCTAGCATGGATGGATCCGTCGAAATGGACATAGATGACAAGCCTTATCGATCTTTGGAGTCTGTGTGA